From Pseudanabaena sp. PCC 6802, one genomic window encodes:
- a CDS encoding PAS domain S-box protein, whose amino-acid sequence MFSDATNLSQLDPKFAIVRDPLIAAPDTKAIAAIAQMHGARSPDANDLLQEVRSSCVLVVEAEQLVGILTDRDVVRLVVEQQPLDTLTIAQVMAPLTIALRESDFTDGAIAMNLLQANRMRHLPVLDERDRPVGLVTRESLQQALNSKDSSDRKCTEFQLETQNALLSKIARDEPLSDVLHELIAFIEHCFKDALGSILLLESDNRLCLGSAPSLPQGFNRAIEDGIAIGEGQGSCGTAAFRRETTIVIDIDTDPLWQEYKELPLAYGLRACWSTPIMASDNRVLGTFAVYYQEVRSPTALELESIGQAANIAGIAIEREQAKRSLQTVGERYSLATRAARVGVWEHNLKTQEVYIDPNIKAFLGYTDADIPNDAKSWLTFTHPDDIELVRSAINTHIDEQTSEFVIEHRMLHRNGSIVWVLVRGMVLRDEHGNPERMLGTDMDISDRKQAEIALNNLIAGTASTTGRDFFTALVNHIAEALNVSYALVTERVGDRLQSLAFWANGSLQPTFSYHPAKTPCERTLEEGIFYCESGVQQLFPEDLDLIAMEAEGYLGIALRNNQGEAIGDLCILDRLPIQDPHRAENLLKVFGARAVAELERQRASTLLEQLNQQLEAKVAERTADLQEQKHFITEVTESSTAILYIYDLVEQRNVYVNCQIQTILGYTPVEVQAMGSNFFPNLIHPDDLPQVMAKLEQYLTSEDGEVMDVEYRMRCVNGEWCWLQSRNRVFKRTVEGLPWQIIGTAVDISDRKAAETALRQSEERYRAIVEDQTELICRFQPDGTLTFVNESYCRYFGASESELIGFNFLNLIPEDEREFVAQSVKALRNLTPENPLHVQEHSVIKTDGQIAWQLWTDRAIFDKDNRLVEFQSVGQDITDLKAAEAEARKQKELLDLFFSQSLDGCFFMMLDRPIDWNESVDKEAVLDYVFAHQRMTRVNSAMLDQYGATSEQLLHLTPNDFFAHNLEQGKRVWRQLFDIGHLHTETEAVKLDGTAMTVEGDYVCMYDREGRIIGHFGIQRDISDRKRAEEQLQQLNQELEIKVQERTARLQEREQFLQTVLDTFPLSVFWKNQASVYLGCNRNFLRDANLNSVEEIVGKTDYELPWGKTEAANAYRADDREVMQSNIAKLGIVETLVRANGNQIWVETNKLPLHNLQGEVVGVLGTYQNISDRKRTEQQLQDSEAKLQAILNGSSSVVYVKDLEGRHTFVNQAFLDFFNCKMPDIIGKNNHDFFPANIADLIRINDRATLAEGHIRQFEEEVKVGYNTYTFLSNKFVLRNRNGYPYAICGISTDISSLKQTDAKLQETHQALLRANRLKDEFLANMSHELRTPLNTILGMTEGLQDGIFGETNPAQIKSLEAIERSGLHLLEVINDILDLAKIESGRMDMEPSSVDVVALCQSSLAFIKKTALDKRIQLELKLPPHLPNILVDERRIRQVLINLLSNAVKFTLAGGRIILEVSHLPQPPTPSREVHRLGLTGEARAAERYPQPQLQIAVTDTGIGIATEDMSKLFQPFTQIDSALNRKYEGTGLGLSLVKRIVELHGGQVGVTSTVGVGTCFTIDLPCTTTVLPSPVQNVPSDTGSKARLFERKFTPLILLAEDNEANTITISSYLRAKGYRILISKNGKEAIALAQSEHPDLILMDIQMPDLDGIEAMQQIRRDPNLANVSIVALTGLAMAGDRDRCLTAGANEYLSKPVKLKQLTQLIQKLLTPSEDNQ is encoded by the coding sequence ATGTTCTCTGATGCCACCAATCTCAGCCAGCTAGACCCGAAGTTCGCCATTGTTCGCGATCCACTAATTGCTGCGCCCGATACTAAGGCGATCGCGGCGATCGCTCAAATGCACGGCGCGCGATCGCCTGACGCGAACGATCTCCTCCAGGAGGTACGGTCGAGTTGCGTATTGGTGGTAGAAGCGGAGCAATTGGTTGGCATTCTAACCGATCGGGACGTAGTGCGCCTGGTTGTAGAGCAGCAGCCTCTTGACACTTTAACGATCGCTCAGGTGATGGCACCCCTCACGATCGCCCTGCGCGAGTCGGATTTTACCGACGGGGCGATCGCCATGAACCTGCTGCAAGCAAACCGGATGCGCCATTTGCCCGTCCTGGACGAGCGCGATCGCCCAGTCGGGCTGGTGACCCGCGAAAGTCTGCAGCAAGCCCTCAATTCTAAGGACTCTAGCGATCGCAAATGCACGGAATTCCAACTGGAGACCCAAAATGCACTGCTGTCAAAAATTGCTCGGGACGAACCATTGTCTGATGTGCTCCACGAGCTAATTGCATTCATCGAGCATTGCTTCAAAGATGCTCTGGGTTCGATCCTGTTACTGGAGTCAGACAATCGACTGTGTCTTGGATCTGCCCCCAGTTTGCCGCAAGGCTTCAACCGTGCGATTGAGGACGGCATCGCGATCGGTGAAGGGCAAGGGTCTTGCGGAACGGCAGCATTTCGTCGGGAAACGACAATCGTGATTGACATCGACACCGATCCTCTCTGGCAAGAATACAAAGAACTTCCTTTGGCTTATGGACTGCGAGCTTGCTGGTCAACTCCCATTATGGCTAGCGACAATCGAGTCCTAGGCACATTTGCCGTGTATTACCAAGAGGTGCGATCGCCCACAGCCCTTGAACTAGAATCGATCGGTCAGGCGGCTAATATTGCTGGGATTGCGATCGAACGCGAACAAGCCAAACGGTCGCTGCAAACAGTAGGAGAGCGTTATAGTCTGGCTACTCGTGCCGCTAGGGTCGGGGTTTGGGAACATAATTTAAAGACCCAAGAGGTGTATATCGATCCGAATATTAAAGCATTCCTTGGCTACACGGATGCTGACATCCCGAACGATGCTAAATCCTGGCTTACATTTACACATCCAGACGATATCGAATTAGTCAGGTCAGCAATTAATACACACATAGACGAGCAAACATCCGAATTTGTTATCGAACATCGAATGCTCCATAGGAATGGCTCAATTGTGTGGGTTTTGGTTCGAGGGATGGTGCTGCGAGACGAGCATGGCAATCCCGAACGAATGTTGGGAACCGATATGGATATCAGCGATCGCAAACAAGCTGAAATTGCTCTGAACAACCTGATCGCGGGCACTGCGTCTACTACTGGTCGAGATTTCTTCACTGCTTTGGTGAATCATATAGCCGAGGCATTAAACGTCTCCTATGCTCTTGTAACCGAGCGAGTTGGCGATCGCCTTCAGTCCCTGGCTTTTTGGGCCAATGGCTCTTTGCAACCCACTTTCTCCTACCATCCCGCCAAAACTCCTTGCGAACGAACCTTAGAGGAAGGGATATTTTATTGCGAGTCTGGAGTTCAACAACTATTTCCTGAGGATCTAGACCTGATAGCTATGGAGGCAGAAGGGTATCTAGGTATTGCGTTGCGAAATAACCAGGGTGAGGCGATCGGCGATCTGTGCATCCTCGATCGGCTGCCGATTCAAGATCCACACCGCGCTGAAAATCTGCTAAAGGTTTTCGGTGCCCGTGCTGTCGCTGAATTAGAAAGGCAACGAGCCAGTACGTTACTGGAGCAACTCAATCAGCAGCTTGAAGCCAAAGTAGCCGAACGTACCGCTGACCTGCAGGAACAAAAGCACTTCATTACAGAAGTTACCGAATCCAGCACTGCTATCCTCTACATCTACGACCTGGTGGAACAGCGCAATGTCTATGTAAATTGCCAAATCCAAACAATTTTGGGATATACACCTGTAGAAGTTCAGGCAATGGGCAGCAATTTTTTCCCAAATCTGATTCACCCCGACGATCTGCCTCAAGTCATGGCGAAATTAGAACAATACTTGACATCCGAGGATGGTGAAGTAATGGATGTCGAGTACCGGATGCGCTGCGTCAATGGAGAGTGGTGCTGGCTGCAAAGTCGCAATCGCGTGTTCAAACGCACGGTAGAAGGCTTGCCCTGGCAGATAATAGGGACTGCAGTGGATATCAGCGATCGCAAAGCTGCTGAAACTGCCTTGCGTCAAAGTGAAGAGCGCTATCGAGCTATCGTTGAAGATCAAACCGAACTGATTTGCCGATTTCAGCCTGATGGCACCCTCACCTTTGTAAATGAATCCTATTGCCGCTACTTTGGTGCTTCCGAGTCAGAACTCATTGGGTTTAACTTCCTCAACCTGATTCCTGAAGATGAGAGAGAATTTGTCGCACAAAGCGTGAAAGCACTGCGCAACTTAACTCCAGAAAATCCGTTGCACGTGCAAGAGCACTCGGTTATCAAGACAGATGGTCAGATTGCATGGCAACTGTGGACGGATCGCGCCATTTTTGACAAAGACAATCGCTTAGTTGAATTTCAATCCGTTGGACAGGATATCACGGATCTCAAAGCCGCTGAAGCTGAGGCACGGAAGCAAAAAGAACTGTTGGATCTGTTCTTCTCCCAATCTCTCGACGGTTGCTTTTTTATGATGCTCGATCGCCCCATTGACTGGAATGAGTCGGTTGACAAAGAGGCGGTTTTAGACTACGTGTTTGCCCATCAGCGCATGACCCGGGTTAATAGTGCTATGCTCGATCAATATGGCGCTACCTCAGAGCAACTTTTGCATCTCACTCCCAACGATTTCTTCGCCCACAATCTGGAGCAGGGGAAACGGGTCTGGAGGCAACTTTTTGATATAGGACATCTGCACACCGAAACTGAAGCAGTCAAACTAGACGGTACCGCCATGACCGTTGAAGGTGACTACGTCTGCATGTACGATCGTGAAGGTCGAATTATCGGACATTTTGGGATTCAAAGGGATATTAGCGATCGCAAACGAGCTGAAGAACAACTGCAACAACTCAACCAGGAACTCGAAATCAAAGTGCAAGAGCGCACAGCCAGATTGCAAGAGCGCGAACAATTTTTGCAAACGGTGCTGGATACCTTCCCATTGTCAGTGTTTTGGAAGAATCAAGCCTCGGTTTATTTAGGTTGCAACCGCAATTTCCTCCGCGATGCAAATTTAAATTCTGTTGAAGAGATTGTCGGTAAAACTGACTACGAACTGCCTTGGGGGAAAACAGAAGCCGCCAATGCTTACCGTGCTGACGATCGAGAGGTCATGCAGTCTAATATAGCAAAGCTAGGCATCGTCGAAACTCTAGTACGAGCGAATGGCAACCAGATCTGGGTCGAAACTAATAAGCTGCCGTTGCACAACTTGCAAGGTGAAGTTGTAGGTGTTTTAGGTACCTATCAAAATATCAGCGATCGCAAACGCACCGAACAACAACTGCAAGATAGCGAAGCCAAACTACAAGCTATTCTCAACGGCTCTTCCTCGGTGGTCTACGTGAAAGATTTGGAGGGGCGGCATACATTTGTCAACCAGGCGTTTCTCGATTTCTTTAACTGTAAGATGCCAGATATTATCGGCAAAAACAACCACGATTTTTTCCCAGCAAACATAGCCGATCTCATTCGAATCAACGATCGAGCTACTCTAGCTGAGGGTCACATTCGTCAGTTTGAGGAAGAGGTTAAGGTTGGCTATAATACTTATACATTCCTCTCTAACAAGTTTGTCCTTCGCAATCGCAACGGCTACCCCTACGCGATCTGCGGGATCTCTACAGACATCAGCTCTCTCAAACAAACCGACGCAAAACTGCAAGAAACCCATCAAGCACTCCTCCGTGCTAATCGCCTTAAGGACGAATTTCTTGCCAATATGAGTCACGAACTGCGTACCCCTCTCAATACTATTCTGGGTATGACCGAGGGATTGCAAGATGGAATTTTTGGCGAGACTAATCCAGCGCAAATTAAATCCTTAGAAGCGATCGAGCGCAGTGGACTTCACTTGCTGGAAGTCATAAACGACATTCTCGATCTCGCCAAAATCGAATCGGGGCGGATGGATATGGAGCCTTCCTCCGTTGACGTAGTAGCGCTCTGTCAGTCTAGTCTGGCATTTATCAAAAAAACAGCCTTAGACAAGCGCATTCAGCTAGAACTGAAACTGCCACCCCATCTACCCAATATACTAGTGGATGAAAGACGCATCCGCCAGGTTTTGATCAACCTGCTCAGCAATGCCGTCAAATTTACCTTGGCAGGCGGACGCATTATCTTAGAGGTCAGCCATCTCCCCCAACCCCCAACCCCTTCACGCGAAGTGCATCGCTTGGGGCTAACGGGCGAAGCCCGTGCTGCAGAGCGATATCCCCAACCTCAACTGCAAATTGCCGTGACTGATACGGGCATCGGCATTGCCACAGAAGATATGAGTAAGCTGTTTCAACCATTTACCCAGATCGACAGCGCTCTCAACCGCAAATATGAAGGGACGGGCTTAGGACTGTCGCTGGTCAAGCGCATTGTCGAACTGCACGGCGGACAAGTGGGGGTTACGAGTACGGTGGGGGTCGGTACCTGTTTCACGATCGATCTTCCCTGTACTACTACAGTATTACCCTCCCCCGTACAGAATGTCCCCAGTGACACTGGCAGTAAAGCTCGACTATTTGAGCGAAAGTTTACCCCATTAATCTTGCTAGCAGAAGACAATGAAGCTAATACCATTACCATTTCCAGCTATCTCAGAGCCAAAGGCTATCGCATCCTTATATCGAAAAATGGGAAAGAGGCGATCGCCCTGGCACAGTCCGAGCATCCGGATTTGATTTTGATGGATATCCAGATGCCGGACTTAGATGGCATCGAAGCTATGCAGCAAATCCGCCGAGATCCAAACTTAGCTAACGTGTCGATCGTGGCTCTGACTGGGTTGGCTATGGCTGGCGATCGCGATCGTTGCCTCACCGCTGGAGCCAACGAGTACCTTAGCAAACCCGTCAAGCTAAAGCAATTGACGCAATTGATTCAAAAACTTTTAACGCCTTCAGAAGACAATCAATGA
- a CDS encoding hybrid sensor histidine kinase/response regulator — MRTPSILIIDDEPNNFDVVETFLSAGAGEAAPWETVTPDEVRVYQLYYASSGKEAIEGLESFSPDLILLDVMMPEMDGIEVCQTIKAIPKWQAVPIVMVTALNSKLSLSQCLAAGATDFISKPLNRLELRARVQAMLRIKRQYDDLQALLNLREDMVNAIVHDLRNPLSNILAGLELLSSPNYPEERRNSKLSQVYTSAQSLQALIGDLLRIALFESGKILLHRTKVNLHELIQSSISDFEERASRKKQSLIAQFPPSSQLVCVDVSMFRRTLDNLLSNAIKFSPHNSSTVVNVEYPTPNDFKIQVIDSGSGISEDLQQKIFEKYEIGALMPNVSQIGLGLAFCKMVVEAHGGTICAKSNQPQGAIFEITITA, encoded by the coding sequence ATGAGAACTCCATCTATTTTGATAATCGACGACGAACCCAATAATTTCGATGTGGTTGAAACTTTTTTGAGCGCTGGTGCTGGTGAAGCTGCCCCCTGGGAGACGGTTACCCCAGACGAAGTCCGAGTATATCAGTTGTACTATGCTTCTAGTGGGAAAGAGGCGATCGAAGGACTTGAAAGCTTTAGCCCCGATCTCATTCTACTGGATGTGATGATGCCTGAAATGGATGGCATCGAAGTCTGCCAGACAATCAAAGCAATCCCAAAATGGCAAGCTGTTCCAATCGTGATGGTCACGGCACTAAACTCAAAACTCAGCCTTTCTCAGTGTCTGGCTGCTGGAGCTACCGATTTTATCAGTAAACCTCTTAACAGGCTAGAGTTACGTGCCCGGGTTCAAGCTATGCTGCGCATCAAACGCCAGTATGATGACCTGCAAGCTTTGCTCAACCTGCGCGAAGACATGGTTAACGCGATCGTCCACGATTTACGCAATCCTCTGAGCAATATCTTAGCTGGTCTGGAACTGCTCTCAAGCCCCAACTATCCTGAGGAAAGGCGGAACTCCAAATTATCTCAAGTTTATACGTCTGCCCAATCGTTGCAAGCATTAATCGGGGACTTACTCCGAATTGCTCTGTTTGAATCTGGCAAAATTCTCCTCCATCGCACAAAAGTCAATCTACACGAGCTGATCCAATCTTCTATATCAGACTTTGAAGAGCGCGCCTCTCGCAAAAAACAATCACTGATCGCTCAATTTCCACCATCAAGCCAGCTTGTTTGCGTCGATGTTTCCATGTTTAGACGCACATTAGATAACCTCCTCTCCAATGCCATCAAGTTTTCCCCGCACAACAGTTCGACAGTCGTCAACGTAGAATATCCTACACCTAACGATTTCAAAATTCAGGTTATCGATTCTGGCTCAGGTATTTCTGAGGATTTGCAGCAAAAGATTTTTGAAAAGTACGAGATAGGCGCTCTCATGCCAAATGTTTCTCAAATAGGACTAGGTTTAGCCTTCTGTAAAATGGTTGTGGAAGCACACGGCGGCACAATTTGTGCCAAAAGCAATCAACCCCAAGGAGCTATCTTTGAAATTACCATAACAGCCTGA